Proteins encoded by one window of Polyodon spathula isolate WHYD16114869_AA chromosome 16, ASM1765450v1, whole genome shotgun sequence:
- the LOC121328517 gene encoding homeobox protein BarH-like 1 produces the protein MQHPLELGAHYFPPEAHPDHRSHRYRSFMIEEILTDHPDHKVSAPAGELLKFGVQALLSARPYHNHLVLKADQSSVFKFPMAPLSCSLGAPLGSALLSGGSSSHHLPLDLHLRSKLDPGSDLTNKSKKGRRSRTVFTELQLMGLEKRFEKQKYLSTPDRIDLAESLGLSQLQVKTWYQNRRMKWKKIVLQGGGLESPTKPKGRPKKNSIPSSEQLSEQERSKEAERQSEGSSSSHSDINQED, from the exons ATGCAGCATCCTTTGGAGCTGGGGGCTCATTATTTCCCACCAGAAGCCCACCCTGACCACAGGTCCCATCGCTACAGGAGTTTTATGATCGAGGAGATCCTGACTGACCATCCGGACCACAAAGTTTCAGCCCCCGCGGGAGAGTTGCTCAAGTTCGGAGTGCAGGCTCTGTTGTCAGCGAGACCCTACCACAATCACTTAG TTCTAAAGGCAGACCAGTCTAGTGTTTTTAAATTCCCCATGGCCCCTCTGTCCTGCTCGCTGGGCGCTCCTCTCGGATCAGCGCTGTTGTCCGGCGGATCGAGTTCCCATCACCTGCCGTTGGACCTTCACCTTCGGAGTAAACTGGACCCGGGGTCAGATCTAACCAACAAGTCAAAAAAAGGCAGGAGAAGTCGGACTGTCTTTACTGAATTACAGCTAATGGGGCTGGAAAAAAGATTTGAGAAGCAAAAATACCTCTCAACACCAGACAG AATAGATCTTGCAGAATCACTGGGTCTCAGTCAACTGCAAGTAAAAACATGGTACCAGAACAGAAGAATGAAATGGAAGAAAAta GTTTTGCAAGGTGGAGGCCTAGAATCACCCACCAAACCCAAAGGGCGCCCCAAGAAAAACTCAATTCCATCCAGTGAACAGCTTTCAGAGCAAGAGCGATCAAAAGAAGCAGAGCGACAGTCAGAAGGATCTTCTTCGTCACATTCGGACATCAATCAGGAGGACTAA